The Hevea brasiliensis isolate MT/VB/25A 57/8 chromosome 1, ASM3005281v1, whole genome shotgun sequence DNA segment aaaTATCTACAAAattttttcatcggtaattaccaatgaaccGCATTTAATCAGTAATTccaagaagaaaatagaaaagaaaaattttaaaaactcaaaatattttacctacaaaaagttttcgttggtaattaccaacaaaatcgatttttgtaggtaatattaaagagaaaataaaaaataaaattttaaattaaatacctACAAAattttttcatcggtaattaccaacgaaccaTATTTAGTAAGTAATTCTAATGAgataatagaaaagaaaaattttaaaaacctcaaAAAATTGTACCAATGAAaaattttcgttggtaattaccaacgaaatcgaTTTTTATAGGCAATACTAAGGAGAAAATAAAGTATATATTTTAAACGAAATacctatgaaaatttttcattGGCAATTACCAACGAACCGTATATAGCCGGTAATTCTaggaagaaaatagaaaagaaaatttttaagaagcTCAAAAcattttacctacgaaaagtttTCGTCGGTAATTGCCAACGAAATcaattttcgtaggtaatattaaggagaaaataaaaaataaaattttaaaataaatacctacaaaaatttttcatcggtaattaccaatgaaccaTATTTAGTCAGTAATTCCAAAAAgataatagaaaagaaaaatttttaaaaactcaaaacattttacctacaaaaatttttcatcagtaattaccaatgaaatcaattttcgtaggtaatattaaggagaaaataaaaaataaaattttaaagtgaatatctacaaaaatttttcatcggtaattaccaatgaaccatatttagtcggtaattccaagaagaaaatagaaaagaaaaattttaaaaactcaaaatattttacctacaaaaagttttcatcggtaattaccaacaaaatcGATTATTGTAGGTAatattaaagagaaaataaaaaataaaattttaaattaaataactacgAAATTTTTTCATTGGTAATAACCAACGAAACCATATTTAGTAAGTAATTCTAATGAgataatagaaaagaaaaattttaaaaagctcaaaaaattttacctacgaaaaattttcgttggtaattaccaatgaaatcaATTTTTATAGgaaatattaaggagaaaataaagtatatattttaagctaaatacctatgaaaatttttcattGGCAATTACCAACGAACCGTATATAGCTGGTAATTCCTGGaagaaatagaaaagaaaatttttaagaagcTCAAAAcattttacctacaaaaagtTTTCGTCAGTAATTACCGACAAAATCGATTTTCATTGGTAATATTAaggtgaaaataaaaaataaaagtttcaaataaatacctatgaaaatttttcatcggtaattactaGTGAACCGTATTTAGTCAGTAATTccaagaagaaaatagaaaagaaaaattttaaaaaactcaaaacattttacctacaaaaagttttcgtcggtaattaccgacAAAATcgattttcgtaggtaatattaaggagacattaaaaaataaaagtttcaaataaatacctatgaaaatttttcatcggtaattaccaacgaacaatatttagtcggtaattctcagaagaaaatagaaaaaaaattttaaaattgtaccTATAAAAAGTTTTcgtcagtaattaccaacgaaatcgaTTTTCATAGTTAATATTAAGgagagaataaaaaataaaatttaaaaataaatgccTATGAaaatttttcgttggtaattataaaCGAAATATAATTACTCGGTAATtccaaaaagaaaatagaaaataaaatttctaagAAGCTCAAAACcttttacctacgaaaagtttTCGTCGATAATTACTGACAAAATcaattttcgtaggtaatattaagaagaaaataaaaaataaaattttaaaataaatgccTGCAATATTTTTTCACCTGTAATTACCGATGAACTGTATTTAGTCATTAACTCGAActagaaaatagaaaagaaaaattgtaAAAAACGCAAAAcattttacctacaaaaagttttcgtcagtaattaccaatgaaatcaattttcgtaggtaatattaaagagaaaataaaaaataaaatttgaaaataaatacctataaaaatttttcatcggtTATTACCAATGAATCGTATTTAGTCGGTAATTCCtggaagaaaatagaaaagaaaaattttaaaaacctcaaaacattttacctacaaaaacttttcgtcggtaattaccaacgaaatctattttcgtaggtaatattgaggagaaaatcgaaaataaaattttaaaataaatacctatAAAATTTTTTCGTCGATAATTACCAACGAACCATATTTAGTTGGTAATTccaagaagaaaatagaaaagaaaaattctaagaagctCAAAAtattttacctacgaaaagcttttGTCGATAATTACTAACGAAATCGATAGTCGTAGGTAATGTTAAggggaaaataaaaaataaaattttcacataAATAACTATGAaaatttttcgttggtaattaccaatgaataatatttagtcagtaattctatgaagaaaatggaaaaggaaaattttaaagagCTCAAAAAATTGCACATACAAAAAGTTTTTGTTGGAAATTACCAACGAAATcgattttcgtaggtaatattaaggagaaaataaaaaataaaattttaaaataaatacctataaaaatttttcatcggtaattaccaatgaaccgtatttagtcggtaattccaagaagaaaatagaaaaaaaaaattttaaaaactcaaaatattttacctacaaaaaaattttcgtcggtaattaccaacaaaattGATTTTCGTAAGTGATattaaggagaaaaaaaaattttaaaataaatacctatGAAATTTCTCGACGATAATTACCAACGAACCATATTTAGTCGGTAAAttcaagaagaaaatagaaaaaaaaaaattctacgaaGCTGAAAATATCTACCAACGAAAagttttcattggtaattaccaacgaaatcgaatttcgtaagtaatattaaggagaaaataaaaagtaaaattttaaaataaatacctacaaaaatttttcatcggtaattctaagaagaaaatagaaaagaaaaatttttaaaaactcaaaacattttacctacaaaaagtTTTCGTCAGTAATTACCAAGGAAATCGATTTTCGTAGGAAAtatttaagagaaaataaaaaataagattttaaaataaatacctacAAAATTTTTTCGTCAGTAATTACCAATGAACCGTATTTAGTCGGTAATTCctagaagaaaataaaaagaaaaattttaaaaaactcaaAACTTTTTACCTACAAAAAGTTTTCACCGGTAATCACCAACGAAATCGATTTTCatcggtaatattaaggagaaaataaaaaataaaatttcaaaataaatacCCACTAAAATTTTTCATCGATAATTATTAACGAACCATATTTAGTAGGCAATTCCATGAAgcaaatataaagaaaaattttaagaagGTCAAAAcattttacctacgaaaagtttcttcagtaattaccaacgaaatcgattttcgtaggtaatattaaggagaaaataaaaaataaaattttaaaataaatacctacaaaaatttttcatcggtaattaccaataaGCCGTATTTAGTCAGTAACTccaagaagaaaatagaaaagaaaaatttttaaaaactcaaaacattttacctacaaaaattTTCGTCGGTATTTGCCAATGAAATCTACTTTCGTAGGTAAcattaaggagaaaataaaaaataaaattttaaaataaatacctataaaaaattttcatcggtaattaccaatgaaccGCATTTAGTCGATAATTCCAAgtagaaaatagaaaagaaaaattttaaagaacTCAAAACATTTTACCTACAACAATTTTcgtcagtaattaccaacgaaatcgattttcgtaggtaatattaaggagaaaataaaaaataaaattttaaaataaatacctacAAAAATTTTTACTCGGTAATTAGTAATGAATCATATTTGGTCGGTAATtgtaagaagaaaatagaaaagaaaaatttttaaaaactcaAAACTTTTTACCTACAAAAATTTTCATCAGTAATCACCAACGAAATCGATTTTCGCAGGTAATGttaaggagaaaataaaaaattaaattttaaaataaatacatacAAAAAATTTTCATTGGCAATATCCAATTAACAGTATTTAATCGGTAATTccaagaagaaaatagaaaagaaaaatttttaaaaactcaaaacattttacctacaaaaagttttcgttagtaattaccaacgaaatcgaTTTTTGTGGGTAATATTAaagggaaaataaaaaataaaattttaaattaaaatttttcatcggtaattacaaACGAACCATATTTACTCAGTAATTCTAATGAgttaatagaaaagaaaaattttaaaaagctcaaaaaattttacctacgaaaagttttcgtcggtaattactaaCGAAATCGATTTTCGTAggcaatattaaggagaaaataaagtatatattttaaactaaatgcctatgaaaatttttcattggtaattaccaacgaaccgTATATAGTCGGTAATTccaagaagaaaatagaaaagaaaatttttaagaagcTCAAAACATTTTACCTACTAAAAGTTTTTGTCGGTAATTGCCAACGAAATCAATttttgtaggtaatattaaggaaaaaataaaaaataaagttttaaaataaatacctacaaaaatttttcatcggtaattaccaatgaaccaTATTTAGTCAGTAATTCCAAGAAgataatagaaaagaaaaattttaaaaaactcaaaacattttataaaaaaaatttttaaagtgAATATCTACAACaaattttcgtcggtaattaccaatgaaccGTATTTAGTCAGTAATTccaagaagaaaatagaaaagaaaaatttttaaaaacttaaaaCATTTTACCTACAAAAACTTTTCGTCCGTAATAACCAACAAAATcgattttcgtaggtaatattaaggagaaaataaaaaataaatttataaaataaataactaCAAAAATTTTTCATTGATAATTACCAATGAACCGTATTTAGTCGGTAATtccaaaaagaaaatggaaaagaaaaattttaaaaatctcaAAACATTTTACTTGCAAAaagttttcgtcggtaattaccaacgaaatcgattttcgtaggtaatattaaggagaaaataaaaaataaaattttaaaataaatacctacgaaaatttttcatcggtaattaccaacgaaccatatttagtcagtaattctaatgagataatagaaaagaaaaattttaaaaagctcaaaaaattttacctacaaaaaGTTTTCATTGATAATTACCAATGAAATcgattttcgtaggtaatattaaggagaaaataaaaaataaaattttaaaataaatacgtATGAAAATTTTTCATTGATAATTACCAACGAACCATATATAGTCGGTAATTCGAAGacaaaaatagaaaagaaaaattttaagaagCTCAAAAcattttacctacgaaaagttttcatcggtaattaccaatgaatcCGATTTTTGTAGGTAATGTTagggagaaaataaaaaataaaattttaaaataaatacctatgaaaaattttcattggtaattaccacCGAACCATATTTAGTCGGTATTTCtcagaagaaaatagaaaagaaaaattttaaaaagctcaaaaaattttacctacgaaaagtttTCGCcgataattaccaacgaaatcgattttcgtaggtaatattaaggagaaaataaaaaataacattttcaaataaatacttatgaaaattttttatctatAATTATCAACAAACCATATTTAGTCGATAATTCTAAGaagataataaaaaagaaaatttttaaaagctcaaaaaattttacctacgaaactTTTTCGTTGGTAAATACCAACAAAATcgattttcgtaggtaatattaaagagaaaataaaaaataaaattttaaaataaatacctatGAAAAGTTTTCGTCGGTATTAACCAGTGAACCATATTTAGTCAGTAATTCCAAGAAGAAAATAggaaagtaaaattttaaaaaactcaaAACATTTTACCCACAAAAAGTTTTcgtcagtaattaccaacgaaatcgattttcgtaggtaatattaaggagaaaataaaaaataaaagtttcaaataaatacctatgaaaatttttcgtcggtaattaccaacgaacaatatttagtcggtaattctcagaagaaaatagaaaagaaaaattttaaagagCTCAAAAAATTGTACCTACAAAaagttttcgtcggtaattaccaacaaaatcgattttcgtaggtaatattaagaagaaaataaaaaataaaattttaaaataaatacttatgaaaatttttcattggtaattaccaacgaaccatatttagttggtaattccaagaagaaaatagaaaaaaaaattttaagaaggTCAAAAcattttacctacgaaaagtttcttcagtaattaccaacgaaattatttttcataggtaatattaaggagaaaataaaaaataaaattttaaaataaatacctacaaaattttttcattggtaattaccaatTTAGTTGGTAATTCCAATGAACGAACCATATTTAGTTGGTAATTccaagaagaaaatagaaaagaaaaattttaaaaaactcaaaacatttttcttacaaaaagttttcgtcggtaattaccaacgaaaccgATTTTCTAGGTAAcattaaagagaaaataaaaataaaattttaaaataaatacctacaaaaaattttcatcggtaattaccaatgaaccGTATTTAGCAGGTAATTccaagaagaaaatagaaaagaaaaattttaaaaaactcaaAACTTTTTACCTACAAAAATTTTCGTCTATAACCACCAACGAAATCGATTTTCGCAGATAATGttaaggagaaaataaaaaattaaattttaaaataaatacctatgaaaaattttcaattcaaaaggTTTCATTTTTGAAGAAATTTTAGTCAAAATTGAAAACCATTTTGgggagaatttaatttaattttgctcgtGAAGATTTTGTAAAACAAGATCCAAGGATGTTTTGTAAAGAATTTATAAATACATGGCCCAAATGTGAAATTATCAATTAACtggttaattaaattttaattttggcttttctttttttaattttcaagttGAAGTCAATTGATTCAAATTTAAGACGTTCATATAAAATCATCAATAAAtgtaaatatttgaatttttttttatttaattagcctcaaattattcattttaaatttttaaatcttATAGTTTAAAATGATTCGATTAACACTAAATTATtcattttgaatttgtataaaaataaaaaaccatTTTCTGCAGGTAATGTTGACTGCTGGAATAGAAGCCTCGTCTGTAGCTTTAGAATGGGCAATGTCAAATTTGCTCAACAATCCAAATGTTTTAAAGAAGGCTAAAGCAGAGATAAACACTCATGTTGGTGAAGACCAATTAATAGATGAATCAGATTTGCCAAAACTAAACTATCTTCAAAGCATCATCTCAGAGAACTTGAGATTGTATCCAGTTGCTCCACTCCTAGCGCCACACTTGTCATCTGATGGTTGCGCCATTGAAGGCTTCAATGTGCCCTCCGATACAATGTTATTTGTAAACGTTTGGGCCATTCAAAGAGATCCTAACTTGTGGGAAGACCCAACAAGTTTTAAGCCAGAGAGATTTGAGAATGGGAAAGCTGAAGCATTCAAGTTCTTGCCTTTTGGATTGGGAAGGAGAGCTTGTCCTGGGGAAGGCTTGGCAAATAGAACAATGGGATTGAGTTTGGGTTCACTAATTCAATGCTTTGAGTGGGAAAGGGTTGATGGAAAGGAGATCGATATGACTGAAAAGATAACAATCACTATGTCTAAAGTAAAACCCTTGGAGGTCATGTGTAAATCTCGTTCAATACTTCATAAGGTTCTCTCTTAAGCTACCACACGAACAATAGAAGAAGTACAGTGATTTTCAGGTAAACTCATTAGTAATTACATTATTTAGAAATATCatatatttcatagcattaaACGAGTTCAGGTGCAAACAATCTTATCTAGATTTGCCTAACAAGtcagcttaaaaaaaaaaaaaaaaaactttggttTAAAGCATTGCTTTTCCTTAATCTTCTTCTACCTTTGAAGATAGCAAGGGCATTGAAGCAATACCTAGGCATGATGGTGACACACACCCAGAATGCCATTCTAATTGGATGATTATGGACATATCTAAAATAATTTCCTCAAGCTATGGAGGAGAATGTCATTCATTTTTTTATCGATAGAACAAAGTTTGTGTATTCAATAGTTGGCAATGAGGGCATTGCCCCACTGCCCCACAAAAATTTGAATGAatatatatcttatttttgtTATTGCCCCATGAAAAAAGAGAATGTTGCTCCCACTATCCCACTAACCCTTCACTATTATGTCAGTTTCTCGTGTTAATATTTAATtggatttaataaataaatagttactcaTTTATTATACTCATATTTATATCTtagcctttttccttttttttttttttttattttttttttattttttatcataagATGAGTATGGGTGTCCCCCTGAAATTATATCTTGGATCTACCCCTGGGTTTAGTCACGCGATTCGTTCAGTCAATTCAATCACTGTAAAACTCACTTAATAAAAGCAAAGAATCTCGATCAAAGATAGCAATCTCTATCTTGGTGGAATTATCAAAGATAATAATGCCATAATTATGTACTATAAATAGaaatatattctataattatgtTAGCTATTATTCACATAATTATATAATTGACTAACCGTAACCAACTATTGTCTACATAGAGATTAGATCATCTTCGGAGGTACTTACTTTCCccctaattaattttattcaccATTCTCTCATGCTAGCCTTAATTTCAACATCGGAGGGTCTCCACTAGGAACATTTTTTTAATGGACCTTTAACCCATTTGTTCTCAATTTTATAGGACTATAcctataaaaaaattttcatgaaCCGCAATAGGAATATCACCTATAGAAAACGACATAAAAAGCTGTGTCTTTGGCTAGAAAAGCCAACTTCGGCTGCCTGTCTACTTTtcatgcttttgacttaaaaagTTTTGCTCTTAATTGTTATGCATCCTTTGTTCAGATAGCCTTGATTTTTTAGTTGTGAAATATTGCATCGAATTGTGCCATTATTTTATGGAATTTCGAATTATGCCATTATAAATGTCGTATTCTCTGTCCTTCTtgctttaaattaaaataaaattattaatttttaatttgtgttAAAGGTTATATCTAAATTTATAAAAGTTAGGTGACACTTTTATAAAgtcattattttaatatatatatatatatatatatatatatatatatatatatatatatatatatatatatatatatatatatatatatattaacttacTATGTGAAGAGCTAGGAAATGAGTGCACGCAACTTCTTTTGATTCCATCCATCTTAACAAATGGtataaataaaatgataaaagatCAAATAAGTCGAAAATCGATATTTTAACTAAATAGACCGTAGTGGAAGTATTTGCTTATTTCTGACTTTGAGTGGATCAATAGTGTAACTTTCaccttgtaacaccctaggcaaatcccacatcgacaaaacacgggagagatgctcggtttataagttggtggttcgtaacccctagtgacgctttttaaaaccgtgagggcttcagcccagagcggacaatatcactagtgggccgggccattacatttatggtatcagagccgcttcgcgtgcaaccttgaacgatggtggggcaaacctcagcgaggacgctgagtcccataaggggggtggattgtaacaccttaggcaaatcccacctaggcaaatcccacatcggcaaaacacgggagatatgctggatttataagttggcagttcgtaacccctagagaagcgttttaaaaccgtgagggcttcgacccagagcggacaatatcactagtgggccgggccattacatttgtggtatcagacccgctccgcgtgcaaccttgagcgatggtggggcaaacctcatcgaggatgctgagtcccataagggggtggattATAATACCCTAGgcaaattgtaacgccctcaccgtaggtagtccgtacattttactgttccgacgactaatgtctgttcggacagtcaggatgtctggaactacacttaaactatagtgaggaggcataaattaatgaaataaatattaaaaaatataggaaaaattttgagaaataaaataaaatttagagaatttattaattggtataaaaaaaataaaaataatccgatgagcaccatgaaaggcattttggtcatttcacccctagaggtgaattttgacttaaatgtcaaattaaaatttggaaatagaataattaacataaattaattttatgaatttgaaattgaaaaatgagaagagaaagaagaagaaaagaaaagaaaagaaaaggaaagaaaagaaaagaaaggaaagaaaagaaaagaaaggaaatagatttatgaaatttaaaaacaataaagtacacataaatgtatatatatacccacaagagacaaaatcccaccaaccatctacttcttcctcttctctctccctccttgccgtctcccttagtgtctccctccctccatttttgttcttcttaaagcttgattttccaaactttctcctccccaaaacccatagaccccttcacaaaaaatttagcccacaccataaggaagctttagatacccattagaagaagaaagattaaagtttgaagtgggtcacaagaggttagtgcactaatccctcttcttctctttattaaacatgaaaagcatgtttagctaagcataaataccattaaaacaaaaagaaaatctagagaaaagaacccttgaatttttggcagccatggaacttgaagtttattgcttttaagtgatgaaaaatggttccatgagaatgtgtaattagttgaaatgtttgggtgtttgattgtgtaaatttgaaactttgaaaactagggtttgtgtaaatgttgaggactttgtgtaaaatgttgaaattgacctattgggatgatattgttgcttatagaagtgtattgcatgcaaattgaagtaaggaagttggaggagattgagttttggaagtgttaattttctgcaggttgtgtttgttgagggcagtgtacaatttaggccataaataaaattgtgtgaccccaattggtatgaggccaattggaagtgaaactagacccaaaatagcccattttccatgaagaaactatgcccaaattctgttgatgcatacattttgcatagtcatttaggtctaattttataaccatttttatttgattattaaccatttttagctaatttcattagttaattagttagtttttcatagttgtcaattttgcattaatttgtaatttttactttgttttgtaggaaaaatgatgtttttgaaggactaaagagaatttttgccattgaggagtgtcttctacagcaaaaagaggtcaaaaacaagttttcaagc contains these protein-coding regions:
- the LOC131183042 gene encoding isoflavone 2'-hydroxylase-like produces the protein MLTAGIEASSVALEWAMSNLLNNPNVLKKAKAEINTHVGEDQLIDESDLPKLNYLQSIISENLRLYPVAPLLAPHLSSDGCAIEGFNVPSDTMLFVNVWAIQRDPNLWEDPTSFKPERFENGKAEAFKFLPFGLGRRACPGEGLANRTMGLSLGSLIQCFEWERVDGKEIDMTEKITITMSKVKPLEVMCKSRSILHKVLS